One window of Paludibacter propionicigenes WB4 genomic DNA carries:
- a CDS encoding beta strand repeat-containing protein, translated as MNSIKRKQFYNLLSALAILLFAAGCNTMQVSPSLTTIAASNVTLTSATTGGSIKNDAGVSVTSEGVCWSTSPSPTINDNKITGLTVTADFSSNITGLSPSTKYYVRAFISNSDGVIYGNEVTFTTLQGELPALTTTTPTSIGTTTATAGGNITSDAGSPILARGVCWSTTPGPTVNNSKTTNGTGTGAFTSSITGLSPNTGYYLRAYATSANGTAYGNEVSFITPLTIMLSLTTAAPSGIATTAAIAGGTITSDGGSPITARGVCWSTTTGPTISNSKTSDGTGIGTFTSTVTGLQANTKYYLKAYATNANGTSYGNEVTFTTAQTAVLTLTTATPSAVMLNTATSGGNITSDGGSAVTARGVCWSTTSGPTVSNSKTSNGTGTGSFTSSITGLLAGTTYYVRAYATNANGTSYGNEVSLTTTQTAIPILSTTTPTAITVSTATAGGNITSDGGSPVTARGVCWNTSTSPTINNSKTSDGSGTGSFTSSLTGLQSGTTYYLRAYASNVSGTTYGNEVSFTTTTPAPTNSAGILAISTLTSSAGGSYSPRNIVAIWIENSSGTFVKSLMVFAAARIQYLTNWVSNSSKNVVNATTGATQSNHGTRTCSWDGTNVAGTVVTDGTYKVCMELTDKNGTGNFSTFTFTKGPTAVSLTPTNVPSFSNISIVWTPK; from the coding sequence ATGAACTCAATTAAACGAAAACAGTTTTATAACTTGCTTTCCGCTCTGGCAATCTTATTGTTTGCAGCGGGTTGTAATACTATGCAGGTTTCACCATCGCTGACTACTATCGCCGCAAGCAACGTAACCCTAACCAGTGCAACAACAGGAGGGAGTATAAAAAACGATGCCGGAGTGAGTGTTACTTCCGAAGGAGTATGCTGGAGTACCAGCCCATCACCTACAATTAACGATAATAAGATTACCGGACTGACCGTAACAGCTGATTTCAGCAGCAACATTACCGGATTATCACCTAGCACGAAGTACTACGTAAGAGCTTTTATTTCAAACAGTGATGGTGTTATTTATGGCAACGAAGTTACATTTACCACCCTACAAGGCGAATTGCCGGCTCTTACCACCACTACCCCAACATCCATTGGTACAACTACTGCTACGGCGGGTGGTAATATTACATCCGATGCAGGGTCGCCTATTTTAGCTCGCGGAGTATGCTGGAGCACTACTCCCGGACCAACTGTCAACAACAGCAAAACAACTAATGGAACCGGAACCGGAGCATTTACGAGTAGCATCACCGGACTGTCTCCCAATACTGGCTATTACCTGAGAGCCTACGCTACAAGTGCTAATGGCACTGCGTATGGAAATGAAGTGTCATTTATCACACCGCTCACCATCATGCTCAGTCTTACCACCGCAGCCCCTAGCGGAATTGCAACCACAGCGGCCATTGCCGGTGGCACTATAACTTCCGATGGAGGATCACCGATAACAGCCCGCGGTGTTTGCTGGAGTACAACTACAGGTCCAACTATAAGTAATAGTAAAACTTCTGATGGAACCGGAATCGGAACATTTACCAGTACTGTCACCGGTTTACAAGCCAACACCAAATACTACCTGAAAGCGTATGCCACCAATGCCAATGGAACCAGTTACGGTAACGAAGTAACATTTACTACTGCACAAACCGCAGTACTTACCCTTACCACCGCCACCCCTTCGGCCGTAATGCTTAATACTGCCACCTCGGGTGGTAACATTACTTCGGATGGAGGATCGGCTGTAACAGCCCGCGGAGTGTGTTGGAGCACTACTTCCGGACCAACTGTCAGCAACAGCAAAACAAGTAATGGTACTGGAACAGGAAGTTTCACCAGCAGCATCACCGGTTTACTGGCAGGTACAACATATTATGTACGGGCTTACGCTACGAATGCTAACGGAACAAGTTATGGAAACGAAGTATCGTTAACCACTACACAAACCGCCATACCTATACTTTCCACAACCACACCTACGGCCATTACCGTATCAACAGCCACTGCAGGAGGAAATATAACTTCGGATGGTGGATCGCCGGTAACAGCACGCGGAGTCTGCTGGAACACCTCCACTTCGCCAACCATCAACAACAGTAAAACAAGCGATGGTAGTGGTACAGGAAGTTTCACCAGTAGTTTAACCGGACTTCAATCTGGTACAACCTACTATTTACGTGCTTATGCATCAAATGTTAGCGGAACAACTTATGGCAATGAAGTATCATTCACGACCACTACTCCCGCACCAACAAATAGTGCTGGTATATTAGCAATAAGTACCCTTACCAGTTCGGCAGGAGGAAGCTATTCACCCAGAAACATTGTTGCAATCTGGATAGAGAATAGCTCGGGAACTTTTGTAAAATCACTCATGGTTTTCGCAGCTGCCCGTATTCAATACCTAACTAACTGGGTTTCCAATTCGTCTAAAAATGTGGTTAACGCAACAACAGGAGCTACTCAAAGCAACCATGGTACCAGAACCTGCTCATGGGATGGAACCAATGTGGCAGGCACGGTAGTAACCGATGGAACTTATAAAGTATGTATGGAACTGACCGACAAAAACGGCACAGGGAATTTCTCTACATTTACCTTTACAAAAGGACCTACTGCCGTCAGCTTAACCCCGACTAATGTACCTAGCTTTTCGAACATCTCTATTGTTTGGACTCCTAAGTAA
- a CDS encoding transglutaminase domain-containing protein has product MKRFLLLSLYLLAFGTAYCTDYSKIDKQSETVPPNFKTPKEIARYLTHKLSSPTDKVRAIYYWITHNISYDVAKLNKTGFYSDNSDLVNEVLASRKGVCSNYSALFKACCDAVGIESYIIDGYIRQNGKLILVGHSWNAVKIGGQFYNIDATWGAGYLAKGKFVQHFNDAEFMIQPVEFIKTHMPFDPVWQFSSKPVSYKEFDTNNFESTEKNSFFNFSDSIKTISTLNPLEKLKRETVRITRNGTRNKLLDEILDYISSNIAVEELKQETIKFNKAVDIFNEGVRTYNKYILAVRNTKIKASNLSQLTDLLNQARQKNEKALYMALQVKTINLQLNEKLNTFKKSIEKEFSNIERENSFLLSKKQ; this is encoded by the coding sequence ATGAAACGATTTCTGCTACTTAGTCTTTATCTACTCGCTTTCGGCACAGCATATTGTACCGACTATAGTAAGATAGATAAGCAATCGGAAACTGTTCCGCCCAATTTCAAAACTCCTAAAGAAATAGCCCGCTACCTTACGCATAAGCTTTCATCTCCTACAGATAAGGTTCGTGCGATTTATTACTGGATCACCCACAACATTAGTTACGATGTGGCTAAATTAAACAAAACCGGATTCTATTCAGATAACAGCGATCTTGTAAACGAAGTACTTGCCAGTCGAAAAGGAGTTTGCTCAAACTACTCGGCTCTTTTTAAAGCATGCTGCGATGCAGTCGGCATCGAGAGTTACATTATTGATGGTTACATCCGGCAAAACGGAAAACTGATTCTCGTGGGACATTCGTGGAATGCAGTGAAAATTGGAGGACAATTTTATAATATTGATGCTACCTGGGGAGCTGGTTATCTGGCAAAAGGCAAATTTGTACAGCATTTCAATGATGCTGAATTCATGATTCAACCTGTAGAATTTATAAAAACCCATATGCCATTCGATCCTGTATGGCAATTCTCCTCAAAACCGGTTTCGTACAAAGAGTTCGACACGAATAACTTTGAAAGCACAGAAAAGAATTCGTTTTTCAATTTCTCCGATTCAATAAAAACAATTTCAACACTAAACCCGTTAGAAAAACTGAAACGGGAGACAGTCAGAATAACACGGAACGGTACAAGAAACAAGTTACTGGATGAAATTTTGGACTATATCTCATCAAATATTGCTGTTGAGGAACTAAAACAAGAAACGATAAAGTTTAATAAAGCTGTTGATATATTCAATGAAGGTGTACGAACGTACAATAAGTACATTTTGGCAGTTAGAAATACAAAAATAAAAGCATCAAATCTTTCTCAATTGACCGACCTGCTGAATCAAGCCAGACAGAAAAACGAAAAGGCATTATACATGGCATTGCAGGTAAAAACAATCAACCTACAATTAAATGAAAAGCTGAATACGTTCAAAAAAAGTATTGAAAAAGAGTTTAGCAATATAGAACGAGAGAACTCGTTCCTCCTAAGTAAAAAGCAATAA
- the prfB gene encoding peptide chain release factor 2 (programmed frameshift) gives MITIDQLKNVLERESALRRYLDVDTKLIQIEEEELRTQVPGFWDDAKAAEAQMRKVKELKNWVTGYNAVKTAADELQLAFDFYKEEAVSEEEVDEAYRHAMELLENIEMKNMLSHEEDKLGAVIKIVGGAGGTEAQDWASMLFRMYQRWCERQGYACEITNLQEGDEAGIKTVTMQIEGEMAYGYLKSENGVHRLVRVSPFNAQGKRMTSFTSVYVVPLVDDTIEIEVNPGMLSWDTFRSSGAGGQNVNKVETGVRLHYKFVNPVTNQPDEIVIENTESRSQFGNKDNAIRLLKSQLYELELEKRRAATAVVEAGKKKIEWGSQIRSYVFDDRRVKDHRTNYQTSNVNGVMDGDIDAFIKAYLMEFPD, from the exons ATGATAACGATAGACCAACTGAAAAATGTGTTGGAGCGCGAGTCTGCGTTGAGGAGGTATCTT GACGTCGATACGAAATTAATCCAAATAGAAGAAGAAGAGTTACGTACCCAGGTTCCGGGTTTTTGGGACGATGCCAAAGCTGCCGAAGCTCAGATGCGCAAAGTAAAAGAACTGAAAAACTGGGTCACCGGCTACAATGCTGTGAAAACGGCGGCAGATGAACTACAGTTGGCTTTTGATTTTTATAAAGAAGAAGCAGTCAGCGAAGAGGAAGTAGACGAAGCGTATCGTCACGCAATGGAATTGCTCGAAAACATCGAAATGAAAAACATGCTTTCGCACGAGGAAGATAAACTGGGAGCAGTGATCAAAATCGTGGGTGGAGCCGGTGGAACCGAAGCGCAAGACTGGGCATCGATGCTTTTCCGCATGTACCAACGCTGGTGCGAGCGTCAGGGTTATGCCTGCGAAATAACCAACCTTCAGGAGGGTGACGAAGCAGGTATTAAGACTGTGACCATGCAGATAGAAGGCGAAATGGCTTACGGATACCTGAAAAGCGAGAACGGTGTACACCGACTGGTGCGTGTTTCTCCATTCAATGCTCAGGGTAAGCGTATGACGTCTTTCACCTCCGTGTACGTGGTGCCACTGGTTGACGATACAATTGAAATTGAAGTCAACCCGGGCATGCTGTCGTGGGATACTTTCCGATCTTCGGGAGCAGGAGGTCAGAATGTAAATAAGGTAGAAACCGGTGTGCGCTTGCATTATAAGTTTGTCAATCCTGTGACCAATCAGCCCGACGAAATTGTAATTGAAAACACGGAAAGTCGCTCGCAGTTCGGGAACAAAGACAACGCTATCCGCTTGCTTAAATCGCAGTTATACGAACTGGAACTGGAAAAACGCCGTGCAGCAACAGCTGTGGTAGAGGCCGGTAAAAAGAAAATTGAATGGGGATCGCAAATCCGCAGCTACGTCTTTGACGACCGCCGCGTAAAAGATCACCGAACCAATTATCAGACTTCCAACGTAAACGGGGTGATGGATGGTGATATCGACGCTTTTATCAAAGCATACCTAATGGAATTTCCTGATTAA
- the rpoN gene encoding RNA polymerase factor sigma-54: MLKQQLQQKLQQKLSPAQIQVIKMLEVPTLELEERIRQELEENPALEEGAETDKESEEMDDLSIDDGGNNDDLELDEYMADDDIPDYKLKANNTSKDDKHEDIPFSAGMTFHEFLLDQVGLLHLSEKDRLLTEYVIGNIDDEGYLRRTPEAMVDDIVFQAGVQTNDAEMNRIIALVRQLDPAGVCATCLQECLLLQLERKEQTPTVQLAKRLIDEYFEEFSKKHYDKIQRGLEMDDAMLKKVMSEVIHLNPKPGNAWGGNILEKSMSTIVPDFILENNENQLTVSLNNSNVPELRVNSTYNDMFKDYSGNKQNQSREMKDAVMFVKQKIDSARWFIDAIKQRQQTLLTTMMAIVDFQREFFIEGDDTYLKPMILKDIADRTGYDISTISRVSNSKYIQTEFGIFPVKYFFSESMTNDSGEEVSTREIKQILLECVQNEDKRKPWNDDALAEVLKTKGYIIARRTVAKYREQLNIPVARMRKEI; the protein is encoded by the coding sequence ATGCTAAAGCAACAACTACAACAGAAATTACAACAAAAACTATCGCCTGCGCAAATTCAGGTTATCAAAATGCTCGAAGTGCCTACTTTGGAGCTCGAAGAGCGCATCCGTCAGGAGTTGGAGGAAAATCCTGCATTGGAAGAAGGTGCTGAAACGGACAAAGAGTCCGAAGAGATGGATGATTTAAGTATCGACGACGGTGGTAATAACGATGATCTGGAATTGGATGAATACATGGCCGACGACGACATCCCCGACTACAAACTGAAGGCTAACAATACTTCCAAAGACGATAAACACGAAGATATTCCGTTTTCGGCCGGTATGACTTTTCATGAGTTCCTGCTGGATCAGGTTGGCCTGTTACACCTGTCCGAAAAAGACCGCTTGCTTACCGAATATGTGATTGGGAATATCGATGACGAAGGTTACCTCCGACGAACTCCCGAAGCTATGGTAGACGACATCGTGTTTCAGGCAGGCGTGCAAACCAACGACGCCGAAATGAACCGCATCATCGCCCTGGTTCGCCAGCTCGACCCAGCCGGAGTCTGCGCCACATGCCTTCAGGAATGCCTGCTACTCCAGCTCGAAAGAAAAGAACAGACTCCAACCGTGCAGCTTGCCAAGCGACTGATAGACGAATATTTCGAAGAGTTCTCAAAAAAACACTACGACAAAATACAACGCGGGTTGGAAATGGATGACGCCATGCTGAAAAAAGTAATGAGCGAAGTCATTCACCTGAACCCCAAACCCGGAAACGCATGGGGTGGCAATATACTGGAGAAATCCATGTCCACCATTGTTCCTGATTTTATATTGGAAAACAATGAAAACCAGCTCACCGTTTCGCTCAACAACAGCAATGTACCTGAGCTGCGCGTAAACAGCACGTACAATGATATGTTTAAGGACTACTCCGGAAATAAACAAAATCAGAGTAGGGAGATGAAGGATGCGGTTATGTTTGTAAAACAAAAGATAGACTCCGCGCGTTGGTTTATCGACGCTATCAAACAGCGTCAGCAAACATTACTTACCACCATGATGGCGATTGTGGATTTTCAGCGCGAATTTTTTATCGAAGGTGACGATACCTATCTGAAGCCGATGATCCTGAAAGACATTGCCGACCGCACCGGATACGATATTTCGACCATTTCGCGCGTGAGCAACAGTAAATACATCCAAACCGAATTCGGTATTTTTCCGGTGAAATATTTCTTCTCCGAATCTATGACCAACGACTCGGGCGAAGAAGTTTCTACCCGCGAAATAAAACAAATTCTACTGGAATGCGTTCAGAACGAAGACAAACGCAAGCCCTGGAACGACGATGCACTGGCCGAAGTGCTTAAAACCAAAGGCTACATCATTGCCCGACGCACCGTGGCCAAATACCGCGAACAGTTGAACATCCCGGTGGCACGTATGCGGAAAGAAATCTAA
- a CDS encoding DUF6588 family protein yields MKKTSFLVASALLICGFTTSLKAQEAITNIFKSGLADLNTVANSYLRPAGNSLSAGLGSNWYNTADVHKTWGFDLTIGGSVVVAPQSERTFDITGLQNLKPTVAGTTQAPTFAGKGSGVELNLMQPHFLKDGTTVNPLWNNGTGKIVSFTTPKGVSKYIPAPTVQFTIGLPIINDVSIRWMPTVKTSDAKVSFWGLGVKHNFKQWIPGVKMLPFDASVLVAYTKLNADYYFPAESQITPDKLVGGGLGYVADPNLNNYSTQSMRINTKAFTTGIVFSKTLLFFTPYIGAGIVKTNFDVVLAGNYPTLGDPVLSGGSYKMQIKNVADPVKVTGSETMPNATFGFRLKFAVISFHAQYVAQKYATASAGFGITFR; encoded by the coding sequence ATGAAAAAAACATCTTTTTTGGTGGCAAGCGCCTTACTAATCTGTGGCTTTACTACTTCGCTTAAAGCTCAGGAGGCTATCACAAACATTTTTAAATCGGGATTGGCCGACCTGAATACAGTAGCTAACAGCTACCTGCGACCTGCCGGAAACAGTCTGTCTGCCGGACTGGGCTCTAACTGGTATAACACTGCCGATGTGCACAAAACATGGGGATTCGACCTCACCATAGGCGGTAGCGTGGTGGTGGCTCCGCAGTCCGAAAGAACGTTTGACATCACCGGACTTCAGAACCTGAAACCAACCGTGGCAGGAACCACACAGGCACCTACCTTTGCCGGAAAAGGCAGCGGCGTGGAACTTAATCTTATGCAACCCCACTTCCTGAAAGACGGAACCACCGTAAACCCTCTGTGGAACAACGGAACGGGCAAAATCGTATCGTTTACCACCCCAAAGGGCGTATCGAAATACATACCGGCTCCTACGGTGCAGTTTACCATCGGTCTGCCGATAATCAACGACGTAAGTATCCGCTGGATGCCTACCGTAAAAACATCGGATGCCAAAGTATCTTTCTGGGGTCTGGGAGTTAAACATAATTTCAAGCAATGGATTCCGGGTGTGAAGATGCTTCCGTTTGACGCATCGGTGTTGGTAGCTTATACCAAGTTGAATGCTGACTACTATTTCCCGGCTGAGTCGCAGATTACGCCCGACAAACTGGTGGGCGGAGGTCTGGGCTACGTGGCCGACCCGAATCTGAACAACTACAGCACACAAAGCATGAGAATCAACACCAAAGCTTTTACTACCGGCATAGTATTCTCTAAAACACTGTTGTTCTTCACCCCTTACATTGGAGCAGGGATAGTAAAAACCAATTTCGATGTTGTACTGGCCGGCAATTACCCAACATTGGGTGACCCGGTGTTGAGCGGAGGAAGCTACAAAATGCAAATAAAAAATGTGGCCGATCCGGTGAAAGTAACCGGTAGCGAAACCATGCCGAATGCCACATTCGGTTTCCGCCTGAAATTTGCCGTGATATCATTCCATGCGCAATACGTGGCTCAAAAATATGCCACTGCCTCGGCCGGATTCGGGATTACATTCCGATAA